gacgcggcccgggggtcgacggcaagatgggcgagaacgggggacggcgaggaggcgggcggcggaggagcggagcgtgcggggtgggcggtggaaagagagaagggaggagaggtaggagggggcgaggggatggagagccttgaagcctagagtgagaagttcctagactaagccccctttcctctgctcctcctcccctccccatcgccccaattccctccctctgctctaccccccgcccagccccacagcacttgtgtgtctatgtacacatttattattctatttattttattaatgatgtgtatacacatctataattcgatttatttatactgacgctATCGTTGcccgtttacttgctttgtttcgttttgtccatctccccgcttccagactgtgagctcgttgcggggtagggattgtctctaattgttgccgaattgtactttccaagcccctagtgcagtgctctgcacacagtgagcgttcgataaataagatcgaatgaatgaatgaatgaatcattcatccattcatgcaAGATTTGGGTCCCGAGGTCTCCTGCTGGGACCGAGGCTTGTCTTTCGTTTAGAACGAGAGACTCCGTCAGAATCATCATCagcctcaccaccaccaccaccgtcatCCTCATACTTTCAGACCGTGAGCTTTCTGCGGAGAGGGACTACGTCCATCGTTTCTGTTCCATCGTACGcccccccggctcttagaacagtgctctgcacccagccaataaatatgacggataaatatgatcgactgatcctcgccatcatcatcatcgtgatccCCGTTCGTCTACGCCGCTGGGTTATTGCTCAGGGAGATGCTCGCCGAAGGTGTTTGTGGAGGATGAATTCGGTTTTACTGGAAGATCAAATCTTCGCACCTGGATTCCATCGTCTCATCTTCCcttgcgcgcgcgcacacacacacacacacatatacacagtcTCACATATCCCCCCCGTCCCAGAGAAGGCTAAATTGTCACCATCCTTTTCCAGATTAATTCTTTATTGGCGGAAGAGAAACGGGGAAGATTTGGGGTGGAAGGCTCCGTCAGAGTCTTTTCACCGCTCTCCTCCTCTCAGGGGgtagcctgggagccccgtgaggggaCCCAGGCGACCGAGTTGCTCCCCCTCAGTGGAGGctccgggcctgggagggaaCGGTCCCCGAGGGGCCAGCACGAGACGGGTGGCCATAACTCGGAGAGCCGCAGCATCTCGCAGACGGGTCTAGGCTCTGAGGGTATGGCCACTACTTGTGGTGCCAACTGTATTGGAAAAATCTGGTGCAGAGGGCATGGGGTCAGGGGCCACCATAGGAGTGGCAGTGGGATCATTTGGAATAATCATCgtcacctggaaagagaagggaacagTGTGATTTTCCCAATTGCTTCCCTTGGCCTCAGGGGTGGGGGAAGCCAGTTTAGCCCTCAGTTGCCGGGAATTgactctgtcctcctccctcgGCAGGATTTAGGGGATTTAGGCAAGACAGCGGGACCCTAAGCCCCCTGTGGTCTGTCCCTGAGCTAGTGGAAGCGGGGGCCCTTCCCGGCCCCCTAGTAAGAGGCGCAAGGACTTGACAAAGCCCAGCAGGgaaggttgggggctggggagggaaagaggggcgggAAGAGAATGTTAGAAAAATCCGCTCTGCTCTGATTCTGCAGAACTCATCCAGGAGAGCCCCAGGGATCCCCATCACTCACCTGCCCACCGCCGCAGCAGCTGCCCACCAGGCAGCCGTAGTGAGAGGCCACACAGGCGATGCTGAACTCCAGCAGAGAGAAGAGCATCAGGCCTGTTGACAACACTGCTCCGGAGCGGTGATTCTAGAAAGAACGGGAAGTGGCACGTCACTGCCGTCTTCCGTGGAAAACtcacgggagggaggggggcgaggcgTTTGGAGGATCTCCCCATTTTCTTGGAAGCTCCCTCAAGACGGTGCCTGCCCCAGAGGGCACTTTTATGGAGTGGCTTGAGGGGGTTGTTTCGGGCCCTCTAGAATGAGGGCAGGCCTTAGACCCAGGTAAAACTCCAGAGGCGTGGCAGTGCGGCCTTGGCTTCTAGGTTCGAGGGCACAGGATTGCGTGATTCGATACCGTGTGCTGTCCAGGCATCCGGCTGCCCTGAAAGTGGGGAAATACATACCTAggcctagcagtgtggcctagtggataaagcatgggcctgggagtcaaaggacctgggttccaattcactcattcaatggtatttattgagcgctgactgtgtgcagcgtactgtcctaagtgcttgggagagtacaaaacaacaacaaacagacacattccctgtgcacaatgagcgtacagtctagtgaggggagGTCCAccatttccagcgcttagaacagtgctctgcacatagtttgcgcttaacaaataccaacatgattatttgccttctgtgtgaccttgggcaagtcacttcatttctctgagcttcggttgcctcaactgcaaaaaggggattcagtgcctattccCGCTCCTACTTAGAGAGTGGAGCttcaccttgtgtctatcccagcgcttagaatggtgctcaacacatagtaagcactgaacaggtatcataaaaacaaccaccaccaaaAAATCCCGCCCTAGGGTCGGCTTGCGGCATCCCATGACACCCAGCATCGCCGTCGGGTCACCGTGTGGAAGTCCAATCAGACCCCTGACCTTCTCTCTAGGGGGTCCCCGTCGTCCCCCAGCTTATTCTAGACCTTCTCAGTTCCCCTACCAGGTCCCCGTTCGCACAGGTGCTGCTTCTGGCTTGAGCTGAGGGAGATTTCTGACTCAAACGTGGctggcagtggatagagcacgggtctgggagtcagagggtcgagggttctaatcgcggttctgccactcatctgccgcatgaccttgggcaagtcaattcacttctctgggcctgagttacctcatctgtaaaatggggatggcgactgtgagccccgcgtgggacggggactgtgtccaacccgatttgcttgtatccaccccagcgcttagtacagcgtcttgcacatagtgagcgcttaactaatacaacAACATTTCAACTGCTTCCCTGGCATACCATCTGAGGCCAGCCCTGATGCTTTGGCACTTTACCTGGTCCTCTGGTGACCTAAAAAGAATTACCAGTCCTCCCTTTGCCTTTCGCTCAATCCCAGAGAGGGATAATTCAGCGTCCAGCACATCCTGACCGATCGAAGCCATGATGATGAGGTTGGGAGTAATGgacgggaggaggaaaaggaaggggaaggggatgagaaggagaggaaggagaagggggaagagaggaaggggaagacggaAGGGTGACGGGtacggggaggagggaagcatggtctagggagtcagaaggacctgggttctaatactggctcctccatatgactcctgggtgaccttgggctagtcactctacttctctgggcctcagttacctcctctttaaaaatggggattaagcgtgcgAGCCTTATGCGagagagggattatgtccaacctgattgactcgtatctactccagcaatcaGAACAGTatccgacacacagtaagcgtttaacaaataccacaattagggaagggaaggggaaagaggcaaggggaaggaaggggggaggaaaaggagcaaaGAAGCTGTATAGCCCGGTGAagggaccatgggcctgggaggcagaaaacctgggttctaacactggctTTGCCccttacttgctgggtgacctggggaaagtcacctaacttctctgaaccacatctgtaaaaatggccttagaatgcgagcccatgctaccatgttaatgcaattactcatcctatcctgcctagattactacatcagtctccttgctgacctcccaacctcctgtctctccccactccggcccacagttcactccgctgcccagattatctttctacaaaaacgttcaggacacgtcacccccctcctcaaaaaatcgCCAGTGGTAGtctatctacctccatatcaaacaaaagctcctctccaattgctttaaagcattctatgaccttccccctcctacctcatctcgcttctctcctagaACCTAGctttatacttcactcctctggtgctaaccttctcactgtcccccaatctcgcctgtctcgccgtcaTTCATAGcccacgtcccgcttctggcctggaatcccctccctcctcaaatccgccagacctttactctccccctcttcaaagccttgttgaagacacttttcctccgagaggccttcccagctaagcctcactttttcctcatctcccactcccttctgcgtcaccttgtctcgctccctttgctcttcccatcccccagccccataacacttttgTATatgtctttaattttatttatttccaccgatgtccgtctccccacccctagactgtgagctcgttgcgggcagggaatgtcactgtttattgttgcactgtactttcccaaatgcttagtacagtgctctgtacttacacagtaaacacttaataaatatgactaaatgaatgacagCACCTATGCCCTACTTGctaatgttgtatctatcccatctaGGTACCtatctatgtgcttggcacatagtaagtacttcacaaatattattattagagaagggggagagggagacaggaatgggaaagaggggaggggaaaggagagggggaggacaagggtGAGAGCGGGTGGAGGGGAAAAGGACAAGAAAGCACATTTGACCGTTTCGTCAAACCCAGATCTGCACAATCTCAGAATTCCTTCCTTGGGGTACGACCGCTAAGGCCAATCCTTTCCGGTGTTCAACGTCACCAGGAAGGTCTGAGGGTCTTGGAAACATCTGAATACTCACTAAATGCCCTTGCTCAGTGAAATAACGGGGATGATTGAGGCACAACTCCGCGATTAACAAAAGGATGCCGGTTACAGAAAAGATGGCGCTGAGGATGTTCATTCCCACGCTGCCGTTCACCTGAGGGAGACACACAGAGGCCCCCATGGGGAGCCGGTCAGGTGGGAGCCAGGTCAGTCTGAGAGAGAGACACAACAGCCAGGACAGAGCCTGGGGGTTTGCAACCAGCCCTGAGAACCACATTAGGAGCTGCCAAATAGGCTTTGCCTGTGGGTAAGGCTAAGGCTGCAAGGTTCAGAGAGAGTTCTAGGAAGGGATTTCCCAGTGGAAAATTCTGGTCGGAACCTACGTCTGAATCGGGCATCTTCCGGGCTAAGGCTGGGAAGACATCGGACGTGTTCTACATCCTCGTGCCAGAGGAGTCCAGCCCCTACAGACCTCTGGTAATCCACGCCAACACAGATGTCTGATTGACAGGCGGTACCTGAGCATTTTCAACTTTCCAATCCCCAAATCTGTTCCCTATCTCCACTGCTGGGAAGACTCCACAGCATCTAGGCAGCCTGGTGATAGTGGGGattgtgggggaaaggggaagttcGTCTCTGGCTGCCCCATTTGGGAGACTTTGGGTTGGGAGAGTCTGTAGTtgcagaggctttttttttttggtgtgaaaAAACTGGATTTCAGCAAGAACCTTCTAACGAAGCCTTGAATCCAGGCTCGGCTTCCCTCTGCAGTTTCTCCTGTCCTCACATGGGAGTTGCTCGGGAGACAAAAATTCCGAACTGTAGATTTTTACAGATCAGAGTgccagtctctctcctccctccccatcttgaaCCCACTGGCTGGGGAAGTCAGGAGCCAGAAGCAGGGGGGGCAATCTTAAGGAAAATACCCCCACCTCAAACCTCAACCGAATGAATTTCTGCCATTCTTTGCTAACGCAATCGAAAGAACAAGCTCCTTCGTCTGGGACCAATGCTGCTGTTGACATACGTAGCAAGTGGACCTGGATTTTGCAGTATCTTCAAACAAATGTTTATTTTCCTTTGGGATGCTGGGGTGGTATCTTTCTGGGAAAGAGGGTTGACGGGGAAGCCCTCTGTGTTCTGGGAGTCCAACGACTTTTTTTTACCCGGCCAGTTGGGGTTTTTCCAAAGAGAGGTCCGTGCAGAGTTGGTGCCCTTGCTGGATGTGAACTAGCAGAGGGTAATGCTGGCACTTACCAGACAAATCGTTGGATTCCTCTGAGAGGACACGGAGAGGGTACCTGAAATGATAAACTGGGaatgggaggaagacagacatttatgaaTCATAACATGAATTACGAACCAATCTATGAGTTGGTCTGGTTGACCTGTATCTTTCCACACTCAGTATGTTGCTGGGCATATAGTACAccgttcaagcagcgtggcttagtgaggaacagcgtggcttagtggtaagaccccgggcttgggagtcagagggcgagggttctaatcccggctccgccacttgtcagctgtgtgaccctgggcaggtcacttaacttctctgtacctcagttccccatctggaaaatggggattaagactgtgagccccacgcggaacaacctgattaccttgaatgccccctccccccagtgcttaacagtgcttggcacatagtaagtgcttaacaaatactatcattattattaactgtggtatttttaagtatatattgttataataataataagtgaaaaATAAATATTAGTCCTTCACGTGCAATCTTCATTGACGTGTTTGTCATCAAGGGTTCCTACCATATTTctgctatcttgtactctcccaagtgcttaaaacagtgttctgcccatagtaagcactcaataaatcccactgattggccgattgattgattagatatcTCATAACTGCTAGATGGTCCCAGCCTCCACTTGGACCCTGGCAATGccctcaccttcccacctttccctccctcaccagaCGGGATGGAGTCACTGGGAGTGGATCGCTAGGAATGGGGAAGGATGCAGTGGTCTGATTCTCTTACAGCCAAGATATCCTCAACTTCCTAATTGCTTTAAACATCTCTGCAGGCGCTTCAGATGCCTGCTCCTTGcctgggcggggaagagggagaaccAAGGAGGAGACCCTTGAAGTTTGATTCTTTGTCTCTGGGACAAGAAGAATGGTATTAGTGTCCTTGCATTCTCTCCTGTGCAAATTGCAAATTCCAGATAAATGAAGGGTCTGAATTAGTTAGGTTTGCATAGAtgttgagcccttaatgtgtgcggagccctgcactaagcacttgggggagtacggtacaGAAGATTAGGTAGACGCCcacaagttaacagtctagaggattgtgcTTTGAATTTCAGAaaactctcactgtgcctctgttccaGTTCTCTAGGAACACGTCTCTCCAAGCTTTTCTGGGTTTGTGTCTCTGGACcggtctttctctctccccgacTGATTTAAGCTTCGACTGTAAGGTTGTGGGGTTGACAAAGCCCACGTTCTCCTCTGAGTGAGTTCCCCTCACTTCTGCTTCCTCTCTTGCCCTTGTTAACCACTGCCTTGCAAACTACATTGAGTTTCAAACGCGTTGACCTTTTCTTTTCGCAGCAGTAGAGAGAGTCAAGTGAGGAAGCAGGTGgtaagcagcagcttggcctactggaaagagcacgggcctgagagctgAGGACTTGATTTCTAAGCTCTGTTCCGTCGCTTATCTGCCGtggaaccttgggtaaatcgcttggcttcgctgtgcctcagtttcttaatctgtaaattggggattaagaccgtgaaccccacgtgg
This portion of the Ornithorhynchus anatinus isolate Pmale09 chromosome 3, mOrnAna1.pri.v4, whole genome shotgun sequence genome encodes:
- the LOC100073404 gene encoding membrane-spanning 4-domains subfamily A member 8-like yields the protein MTSKPANNGAVLTPPGNGVTIIQMGSNVAQGNQQVPLYSGNQFQGVVQLVNSNLTTGVLKEYGQVFGAIQIMIGLIHIIFGVALGTEVTVRYLSLAFYGAYPFWGGLSFIISGTLSVSSQRNPTICLVNGSVGMNILSAIFSVTGILLLIAELCLNHPRYFTEQGHLNHRSGAVLSTGLMLFSLLEFSIACVASHYGCLVGSCCGGGQVTMIIPNDPTATPMVAPDPMPSAPDFSNTVGTTSSGHTLRA